The following coding sequences are from one Microbulbifer sp. TB1203 window:
- a CDS encoding FAD-dependent monooxygenase produces the protein MKTVDIAIVGGGMAGASLALLLQKFCPLLSVALLERQPLPTAGTAPQLPSFDTRATAVAAGSLQIFSELGLWPRLRDYCAPIERVQVSDRGRGLGAILEADPRKRASFAGMLGAVIENAALGPVLYDALAQTDAQLLAPAQVRGVAMGSGGAQLSWSAEESGPERTLQAGLLVVADGVDSPLCRQLNIGVQRVEYRQRALITTVGLQRDHGGVAYERFTERGPMALLPLPRRDGQHRMALVWTCADEEAEQIASLEAGAFVERLQRAFGWRAGRILRAGKVHSYPLSLSLAEEQWRRGLVLVGNCAHFLHPVAGQGFNLTLRDCHALALTLARGCAAGAPPGELDLLQEYGRERRLDQQLTIGFSDRVPSLFASGSLWARGLRQAGLLGLTLAPPLRAGFVGQAAGFGL, from the coding sequence GTGAAGACTGTGGACATAGCCATCGTCGGCGGCGGCATGGCCGGCGCCAGCCTCGCGCTGCTGCTGCAAAAATTCTGCCCGCTGCTGTCGGTGGCGCTGCTGGAGCGGCAGCCGCTGCCGACCGCCGGCACCGCCCCGCAGCTGCCCAGTTTCGATACTCGCGCCACAGCGGTGGCCGCCGGCAGCCTGCAGATTTTCTCGGAGCTGGGGCTCTGGCCGCGGCTGCGAGACTACTGTGCGCCGATCGAACGGGTTCAGGTATCGGACCGTGGTCGGGGCCTGGGCGCGATCCTGGAGGCGGACCCGCGGAAGCGCGCCAGTTTTGCCGGCATGCTCGGCGCAGTGATCGAGAATGCCGCCCTGGGCCCCGTGCTCTACGACGCCCTGGCGCAAACCGATGCGCAGCTGCTCGCGCCGGCGCAGGTGCGCGGGGTGGCTATGGGGAGCGGGGGCGCCCAGTTGAGCTGGAGCGCGGAGGAAAGCGGCCCGGAGCGGACATTGCAGGCGGGCCTGTTGGTGGTGGCAGACGGTGTGGATTCGCCGCTCTGCCGGCAATTGAATATCGGCGTGCAGCGGGTGGAATACCGCCAGCGGGCGCTGATCACCACCGTCGGCCTGCAGAGGGACCACGGCGGTGTGGCCTACGAGCGCTTTACCGAGAGGGGGCCCATGGCCCTGCTGCCATTGCCCCGGAGAGATGGCCAGCATCGCATGGCACTGGTGTGGACCTGCGCCGACGAGGAGGCGGAGCAAATCGCGTCCCTGGAGGCCGGTGCCTTTGTCGAGCGCCTGCAACGGGCCTTCGGCTGGCGCGCCGGGCGCATACTGCGCGCCGGGAAAGTGCATAGTTATCCCCTGAGCCTGTCCCTGGCGGAAGAGCAATGGCGCCGCGGTCTGGTGCTGGTGGGCAACTGCGCCCATTTTCTGCACCCGGTGGCCGGGCAGGGCTTCAACCTCACCCTGCGCGACTGCCATGCCCTGGCCCTGACCCTGGCCCGCGGCTGCGCCGCCGGCGCGCCGCCGGGAGAGCTAGACTTGTTACAGGAGTACGGCCGCGAGCGGCGGCTGGATCAACAGCTGACCATCGGTTTCAGCGATCGGGTGCCGTCGCTATTCGCTTCCGGGAGCCTGTGGGCCCGGGGCCTGCGCCAGGCGGGACTGCTGGGATTAACCCTGGCGCCGCCATTGCGCGCCGGCTTTGTCGGCCAGGCGGCGGGGTTCGGATTGTAG
- a CDS encoding UbiH/UbiF/VisC/COQ6 family ubiquinone biosynthesis hydroxylase produces the protein MDITIVGGGMVGMAQAALLAVRHPQLQVALLEAGELPEISAATYDPRVVALTQASQDLLDEVGAWPSIAGRACPYTEMRVWDAEGTGSVRFNSRDVQLPNLGHIVENSVVISALRERIESLPNVEVITGFRLESWWRDCGLWHLQARSDRLNVIEGLEENGAILRTRLLVGADGVRSKVRELLRIRTRDTLYQQTALVCVARCEASHQHTAWQRFLKSGPLAFLPLAGLGDDNHCAVVWSADEALARELMMLDDSAFALNLEKAFESRLGCVESVSERFSFPLRARHAESYYGPGAVLIGDAAHNIHPLAGQGANLGLQDVRALSEEIGRALNRGLEPADPSALSRYQRRRRGDNAATLKAMSTFKSLFGAGDLHWRWLRNTGLSVVDASPLLKKRIILRAMAV, from the coding sequence ATGGATATCACGATCGTTGGCGGCGGCATGGTGGGCATGGCCCAGGCCGCCCTGTTGGCGGTACGCCACCCACAGCTGCAGGTCGCTCTGCTGGAGGCGGGGGAACTGCCGGAGATTTCCGCCGCTACCTACGACCCACGGGTGGTGGCGCTCACCCAGGCCTCCCAGGATCTGCTCGACGAGGTGGGCGCCTGGCCGTCGATTGCCGGACGCGCCTGCCCCTACACGGAAATGCGCGTGTGGGATGCGGAGGGCACCGGCTCGGTGCGTTTCAACAGCCGCGATGTGCAACTGCCCAATCTGGGGCACATCGTGGAAAACAGCGTTGTGATATCGGCGCTGCGCGAGCGCATCGAAAGCCTGCCCAATGTGGAAGTGATCACCGGCTTTCGCCTGGAGAGCTGGTGGCGCGACTGCGGCCTGTGGCACCTGCAGGCGCGCAGCGACCGTCTGAACGTTATCGAAGGGCTGGAGGAGAACGGGGCAATTCTGCGCACCCGCCTGCTGGTGGGGGCCGATGGCGTCCGCTCCAAGGTGCGCGAACTGCTGCGAATCCGTACTCGCGACACCCTGTACCAACAGACGGCCCTGGTGTGCGTGGCCCGCTGCGAAGCCTCGCACCAACACACCGCCTGGCAGCGCTTTCTGAAAAGCGGGCCGCTGGCCTTCCTGCCCCTGGCCGGACTGGGGGACGACAATCACTGTGCGGTGGTCTGGTCGGCGGACGAGGCCCTGGCGCGGGAGCTGATGATGCTGGACGACAGTGCCTTCGCACTGAACCTGGAAAAGGCTTTCGAGAGCCGCCTGGGGTGTGTCGAATCGGTGAGCGAGCGCTTCTCCTTTCCGCTGCGGGCGCGCCACGCGGAATCCTACTATGGCCCCGGCGCAGTATTGATTGGCGACGCTGCCCACAATATTCACCCCCTCGCCGGCCAGGGGGCCAACCTGGGGTTGCAGGACGTGCGCGCGCTCAGTGAGGAGATAGGTCGCGCCCTCAACCGCGGCCTGGAGCCCGCGGACCCCTCGGCGCTGTCCCGCTACCAGCGCCGCCGCCGCGGCGACAACGCCGCCACCCTCAAGGCCATGAGTACCTTCAAATCCCTGTTCGGCGCCGGCGACCTGCACTGGCGCTGGCTGCGCAACACCGGCCTGAGTGTGGTGGACGCCAGCCCGCTGTTGAAAAAGCGCATCATTCTGCGCGCCATGGCGGTGTAA
- a CDS encoding rhomboid family intramembrane serine protease, whose protein sequence is MSHWINVCEFPLDRDLTELAQFARRYHLPLRIAEEGNRQVVSTPDPQLAEILRPLLERWRAGEIYLADIRVEPVEAAGESEAEEAAAAVFLPTWPWRRTPLSLILIALCFAGWFLLREDLAGGLIIYPERTGSSGLSTLARHWAEGNYWRLWTPAIVHFSLPHALFNALGVWILGRPLEARAGTLPFAILVFVSAPAANLIQYYWSPQILFGGMSGVVYALVGSVFVLQRWQPGWRDVPPGIVGLAVAWLLLCASGLVEYVIGVGIANAAHLGGFFCGLLLAFCYCLAGGAKNFAR, encoded by the coding sequence TTGAGCCACTGGATTAACGTCTGCGAATTCCCCCTCGACAGAGATCTCACCGAACTGGCGCAATTTGCCCGGCGCTACCACCTCCCCTTGCGCATTGCCGAAGAGGGAAACCGCCAAGTGGTCTCCACCCCCGATCCGCAGCTGGCGGAAATACTTCGCCCGCTGCTGGAACGGTGGCGCGCGGGGGAAATCTATCTCGCGGATATCCGCGTGGAGCCGGTGGAGGCCGCCGGGGAAAGTGAAGCGGAGGAGGCGGCCGCCGCCGTATTCCTGCCAACCTGGCCCTGGCGGCGTACGCCTCTCAGCCTGATTCTCATAGCATTGTGCTTTGCCGGCTGGTTTCTGCTGCGGGAAGATCTGGCGGGGGGATTGATCATCTACCCGGAGCGAACCGGAAGTTCCGGCCTGTCCACCCTTGCGCGGCACTGGGCTGAGGGAAATTACTGGAGGCTGTGGACGCCGGCGATAGTGCATTTCTCGCTGCCCCACGCGCTGTTCAACGCCCTGGGCGTCTGGATTCTGGGCCGGCCGCTGGAGGCGCGCGCCGGCACCCTACCCTTTGCAATACTGGTTTTTGTCTCCGCTCCTGCGGCCAATCTGATTCAGTACTACTGGTCGCCGCAAATTCTTTTCGGCGGTATGTCCGGCGTGGTTTACGCGCTGGTGGGCAGCGTATTCGTACTGCAGCGCTGGCAGCCCGGTTGGCGGGATGTGCCCCCCGGTATCGTGGGGCTGGCGGTGGCCTGGCTGCTGTTGTGCGCCAGCGGGTTGGTGGAGTATGTTATCGGCGTCGGTATCGCCAATGCTGCGCACCTGGGGGGATTTTTCTGCGGTTTGCTGCTGGCGTTCTGCTACTGTCTCGCCGGTGGCGCGAAAAATTTTGCTAGATAA
- a CDS encoding hemolysin family protein, protein MILLIAYVLIALGFSFLCSIAESVILSVSTAYISLLEREGHRAGGVLRKLKENINAPLAAILTLNTVAHTVGAAGAGAQAAAVFGSQFLGLASAILTLLILIFSEIIPKTLGAFYWRQLAPVTGYILRFLVWVLYPFVKLSEWLTRGLSHEPTLTGFSRAEFAVMAELGEAEGQLEQRESNILHNLFFTLRDHSVREVMTPRTVVFSLSQDATVEESYEEVEKSRFSRIPVYERQDPDCVVGFVLKQDLLLAYARGNSAEKLAEYRRDMLMLPETANIYQAFQKMLARRVQISAVVDEYGGLEGLVTLEDLLETLLGEEIVDEADKTPDRQEVAKRLWRWRSKRYGLKVDEEVQEAQDGRETENDTVDRPDSDK, encoded by the coding sequence ATGATTCTACTGATCGCCTACGTTCTGATTGCGCTGGGTTTTTCCTTTCTCTGCTCGATCGCCGAATCCGTGATCCTCAGTGTTTCCACAGCGTACATCAGCCTGCTGGAGCGGGAGGGGCACAGGGCGGGAGGAGTGCTGCGCAAGCTTAAGGAGAATATCAACGCGCCGCTGGCGGCGATCCTCACGCTCAACACCGTGGCGCACACCGTCGGCGCCGCCGGTGCGGGCGCCCAGGCGGCGGCGGTTTTCGGCAGCCAGTTTCTGGGCCTGGCCTCCGCGATCCTCACCCTGTTGATCCTGATTTTCTCGGAAATTATTCCCAAGACCCTGGGTGCCTTTTACTGGCGCCAGCTGGCGCCGGTGACCGGCTATATATTGCGATTCCTGGTGTGGGTGCTGTATCCGTTCGTGAAACTGTCCGAGTGGCTGACCCGGGGGCTCTCCCACGAACCTACACTCACCGGTTTCAGCCGCGCGGAGTTTGCGGTGATGGCGGAGTTGGGCGAGGCGGAAGGACAGCTGGAACAGCGCGAATCGAATATCCTGCACAACCTGTTCTTCACCCTGCGCGACCACTCCGTGCGCGAGGTGATGACACCGCGCACCGTGGTTTTCTCCCTGTCCCAGGACGCGACTGTGGAAGAGTCCTATGAAGAGGTGGAAAAAAGCCGATTTTCGCGCATCCCGGTCTACGAGCGCCAGGACCCGGACTGCGTAGTGGGCTTCGTGCTCAAGCAGGACCTGCTGCTGGCTTACGCCCGCGGCAACTCGGCGGAAAAACTGGCGGAATACCGGCGGGATATGCTGATGCTGCCGGAGACCGCCAACATCTACCAGGCGTTCCAGAAAATGCTCGCGCGGCGGGTGCAGATCAGCGCGGTGGTGGACGAGTACGGGGGCCTGGAGGGGCTGGTGACCCTGGAAGACCTGCTGGAAACCCTGCTGGGGGAAGAGATCGTCGATGAGGCGGATAAGACCCCGGATCGCCAGGAAGTCGCCAAGCGCCTGTGGCGCTGGCGCTCGAAAAGATACGGATTAAAGGTGGACGAAGAGGTCCAGGAGGCGCAGGATGGGCGGGAAACCGAAAACGATACCGTCGACCGGCCGGACAGCGACAAGTGA
- a CDS encoding CBS domain-containing protein gives MKELNFLQLQDLDKLVFPEEFNELSLDSPALSFVSDFKDHHPSLLTPSVAAIDALQVMRAGHLNAVLVIDSGGRFTGLLTAEDISYQRVMQCVAAGLNRQELTVGDLMRPRNQLKMLSYQQVEKSSIREVLQAMRRHGQRDCLVVDTGLHHVRGLISAAEVGQRLHAEIRIDEAPTVAGILRELAPMH, from the coding sequence ATGAAAGAGCTGAATTTTTTGCAATTGCAGGACCTGGATAAGCTGGTATTTCCAGAAGAGTTCAACGAGCTGTCCCTGGATTCCCCCGCACTCAGTTTTGTCTCCGATTTCAAGGACCACCACCCGTCGCTGCTCACTCCATCGGTGGCGGCCATCGATGCGCTTCAGGTGATGCGCGCGGGACACCTGAATGCGGTGCTGGTGATCGATAGCGGAGGCCGGTTTACCGGTCTGTTAACTGCGGAGGACATTTCCTACCAGCGCGTGATGCAGTGCGTAGCCGCCGGACTCAACCGCCAGGAACTCACCGTGGGCGACCTGATGCGCCCGCGCAACCAGCTGAAAATGCTCAGCTATCAGCAGGTGGAGAAAAGCAGTATCCGCGAGGTGTTGCAGGCTATGCGCCGGCACGGGCAGAGGGATTGCCTGGTAGTGGACACCGGCTTGCACCATGTGCGCGGGCTGATCAGTGCCGCCGAGGTGGGGCAGCGACTGCACGCGGAGATCCGTATCGATGAGGCGCCCACCGTCGCCGGTATCCTGCGCGAGCTTGCGCCGATGCACTGA
- a CDS encoding 2OG-Fe(II) oxygenase — MNPPPSSAAEAREFGPGGGDSLDPIAAALREHGYIVLPAPLPPALLGALLRHFKSIDRERFRRAGIGRDEDHQLNRFVRTDEIFWLDKSNPAVSAYLGWAEALRLGLNRRLFLGLFDYECHYAYYDRGTYYKKHLDAFKGGTNRVVSTVLYLTPNWQPQDGGELVIYPPEGSGEEPLIRVAPRFGQMAIFLSEEFPHEVLTVHRPRYSVTGWFRVNNSLGETIDPAR; from the coding sequence TTGAACCCACCCCCTTCCTCCGCCGCCGAGGCCCGCGAGTTCGGTCCCGGCGGCGGCGACTCCCTGGACCCAATCGCCGCCGCACTGCGCGAGCACGGCTATATCGTCCTGCCCGCACCGCTGCCACCGGCCCTGTTGGGCGCGCTGCTGCGTCACTTCAAATCCATCGACCGCGAGCGTTTCAGGCGCGCGGGCATTGGCCGAGACGAGGACCACCAGCTCAACCGCTTTGTGCGCACCGACGAAATCTTCTGGCTGGACAAGTCCAACCCGGCGGTCTCCGCCTACCTGGGCTGGGCGGAGGCCCTGCGCCTGGGGCTGAACCGGAGGCTATTCCTGGGGCTGTTCGACTACGAGTGCCACTACGCCTACTACGATCGGGGCACCTACTACAAAAAGCACCTGGACGCCTTCAAGGGCGGCACCAACCGGGTGGTCAGCACCGTGCTCTACCTGACTCCCAACTGGCAACCGCAGGACGGCGGTGAGCTGGTGATCTACCCGCCGGAAGGCTCGGGGGAAGAGCCCCTTATCAGGGTGGCGCCGCGCTTTGGGCAGATGGCGATCTTTCTCAGCGAGGAGTTCCCCCACGAAGTGCTGACGGTGCACCGGCCCCGCTACAGCGTTACCGGCTGGTTCCGTGTCAACAATTCCCTGGGGGAAACTATTGATCCGGCACGCTGA
- a CDS encoding SLC13 family permease, protein MTMDWTGWFSLALVFASLATLIFTRLQPHLVMMAALTLLSASGILTAEEALSGFSNSGLITVAAMFVVAAGIHASGGIDLLVKHLLGRPGSVRAAMLRVFTPVVALSGYLNNTPVVATMIPAINAWAKRIDIAPSKLMIPLSYAAILGGTLTLIGTSTNLVVNGQYQALTGREGFSLFSIAAVGLPVALAGGLFMLLFFPRWLPDRREKKPFGNLREFTLEVAVAHGGPLAGQTVEEAGLRGLRRVYLAEIERNGTAITPVRSEEVLRGGDRLVFAGDTQAISDLLRMRGIVPSEEDVSETLATERGERKLVEVVVSPRCDAIGSSIRDAQFRSRYGAVVLAVARNGERVAGNLSSIRLQGGDTLLLETRPAFVSRQRFNRDFLLVNELEEESPRHEKGYIAWGIMIAIVLAAASGLTSMLNAALLGAGAMLASGCCSVNQAQKSLDLTVILTIAASFALGVALQKTGVAAVLAEAAISLSGGRPWLMLVVVYLCVSLLTEMVTNNAAAIIMVPIVLQITGNAGLNPEPFMFAVMMAASASFATPLGYQTNLMVYGPGGYRFSDYLRVGIPMNLLVGLVSIAVLLSGWDLTAA, encoded by the coding sequence ATGACTATGGATTGGACTGGCTGGTTTTCCCTGGCGCTGGTATTCGCGTCCTTGGCAACGTTGATCTTTACCCGACTGCAGCCGCATCTGGTGATGATGGCGGCGCTGACCCTGCTCAGCGCCAGCGGCATTCTCACCGCCGAGGAGGCGCTGTCCGGCTTCAGCAACAGCGGCCTGATCACAGTCGCCGCCATGTTCGTGGTGGCCGCTGGCATCCACGCCTCCGGCGGCATCGACCTGTTGGTCAAACACCTGCTGGGCAGGCCCGGCTCGGTGCGCGCGGCGATGTTGCGGGTGTTCACTCCGGTGGTGGCACTGTCCGGCTACCTGAACAACACCCCGGTGGTGGCCACCATGATTCCCGCGATCAACGCCTGGGCCAAGCGCATCGATATAGCGCCGTCCAAGCTGATGATTCCGCTCAGCTACGCCGCGATTCTCGGCGGCACCCTGACCCTGATCGGCACCAGCACCAACCTGGTGGTCAACGGCCAGTATCAGGCGCTCACCGGGCGCGAGGGTTTTTCCCTGTTCTCCATCGCCGCCGTGGGACTGCCCGTCGCCCTCGCCGGCGGCCTGTTCATGCTGTTGTTCTTCCCCCGCTGGCTGCCGGACCGCCGCGAGAAGAAGCCGTTTGGCAACCTGCGCGAGTTCACCCTGGAAGTCGCTGTCGCCCACGGCGGCCCGCTGGCGGGGCAGACGGTGGAAGAGGCCGGCCTGCGCGGACTGCGGCGCGTCTACCTGGCGGAGATAGAGCGCAACGGCACCGCAATCACCCCGGTGCGCTCGGAGGAGGTGTTGCGCGGTGGCGACCGGCTGGTGTTCGCCGGGGATACCCAGGCCATTTCCGATCTCCTGCGCATGCGCGGCATAGTGCCCTCGGAGGAGGACGTCAGCGAGACCCTAGCCACCGAGCGCGGCGAGCGGAAGCTGGTGGAAGTGGTGGTCTCCCCCCGCTGCGACGCCATCGGCAGCAGCATCCGCGATGCCCAGTTCCGCAGCCGCTACGGCGCCGTGGTGCTGGCAGTGGCGCGCAACGGCGAACGGGTGGCCGGCAACCTTTCCAGCATCAGGCTGCAGGGCGGAGACACCCTGCTGCTGGAGACGCGCCCGGCGTTCGTCAGCCGCCAGCGCTTCAACCGCGACTTCCTGCTGGTCAACGAACTGGAGGAGGAGTCCCCGCGCCACGAGAAAGGCTATATCGCCTGGGGCATCATGATCGCCATCGTGCTGGCCGCCGCCAGCGGCCTCACCAGTATGCTCAACGCCGCCCTGCTGGGCGCCGGCGCCATGCTCGCCAGCGGCTGCTGCTCGGTGAACCAGGCGCAAAAGAGCCTGGACCTCACGGTGATTCTCACCATCGCCGCCTCCTTTGCACTCGGCGTCGCCCTGCAGAAGACCGGCGTGGCCGCTGTGCTGGCGGAGGCCGCCATCAGCCTCTCCGGCGGCCGCCCCTGGCTGATGCTGGTGGTGGTCTACCTGTGCGTTTCCCTGCTCACCGAGATGGTCACCAACAACGCCGCGGCGATTATCATGGTGCCCATAGTGTTGCAGATCACCGGCAATGCCGGGCTGAACCCCGAACCCTTCATGTTTGCGGTGATGATGGCCGCCTCCGCCAGTTTCGCCACACCGCTCGGCTACCAGACCAACCTGATGGTCTACGGCCCGGGTGGCTACCGCTTCAGCGACTACCTGCGGGTGGGCATTCCGATGAACCTGCTGGTGGGGCTGGTGAGCATCGCCGTGCTGTTGAGCGGCTGGGACCTGACCGCGGCGTGA
- the gcvT gene encoding glycine cleavage system aminomethyltransferase GcvT, which translates to MGNRTPLYDTHVAMGGKMVDFGGWDMPLHYGSQLDEHNRVRGDAGMFDVSHMTVVDIAGDGARDYLRRLLANDVAKLDGNPGKALYSGMLNERGGVIDDLIVYLEESSYRLVVNCATREKDLAWMNRQAESFNVTLSERPELAMVAIQGPEALDKAKEALGIEWIAAIDDLDIFQGVARGDWFVARTGYTGEDGLEIMLPGEDAPGFWRALADAGVAPCGLGARDTLRLEAGMNLYGHEMDEGTSPLVANMAWTIAWLPEERDFIGRAPLEKEKAEGIKEKLVGLVLKERGVLRAGQPVVVNGDGGRGIITSGTFSPTLGHSIALARVPVTVGGTAEVEIRNKLVPVKVVKPCFVRNGKSVI; encoded by the coding sequence ATGGGAAACAGAACGCCTCTGTATGACACGCATGTCGCCATGGGCGGCAAGATGGTGGATTTTGGCGGGTGGGATATGCCGCTGCACTACGGCTCGCAGCTGGATGAACACAACCGGGTGCGCGGTGACGCGGGCATGTTCGACGTCTCCCATATGACCGTGGTGGATATCGCTGGCGACGGTGCCCGCGATTACCTGCGCCGTCTGCTGGCCAACGACGTGGCCAAGCTGGACGGCAACCCGGGCAAGGCCCTCTACAGCGGTATGCTCAACGAGCGCGGGGGGGTGATCGACGACCTGATCGTCTACCTCGAGGAATCCAGTTACCGCCTGGTGGTCAATTGTGCGACCCGCGAAAAAGACCTGGCCTGGATGAACCGCCAGGCGGAGTCCTTCAACGTGACCCTGAGCGAGCGCCCGGAACTCGCCATGGTGGCAATCCAGGGCCCCGAGGCGCTCGACAAAGCCAAGGAAGCGCTGGGTATCGAGTGGATTGCGGCCATCGACGACCTGGATATCTTCCAGGGTGTGGCCCGCGGCGACTGGTTCGTGGCGCGCACCGGTTACACCGGCGAGGACGGCCTGGAGATCATGCTGCCGGGAGAGGATGCCCCCGGCTTCTGGCGCGCGCTGGCGGATGCCGGTGTGGCTCCCTGCGGCCTCGGGGCGCGGGACACCCTGCGCCTGGAGGCGGGCATGAACCTCTACGGTCACGAGATGGACGAGGGCACCTCGCCGCTGGTCGCCAACATGGCCTGGACCATCGCCTGGCTGCCGGAAGAGCGCGACTTTATCGGCCGCGCACCGCTGGAAAAGGAAAAAGCCGAGGGCATAAAGGAAAAACTGGTGGGACTGGTGCTGAAGGAGCGCGGCGTGCTGCGCGCCGGCCAGCCAGTGGTGGTGAACGGCGACGGCGGCCGCGGTATCATCACCAGCGGCACCTTCTCCCCCACCCTGGGCCACTCCATCGCACTGGCGCGGGTGCCGGTAACCGTGGGCGGAACCGCTGAGGTGGAAATCCGCAACAAACTGGTGCCGGTAAAGGTGGTAAAACCCTGTTTTGTGCGCAACGGAAAATCCGTAATTTGA
- the gcvH gene encoding glycine cleavage system protein GcvH has product MSEIRSELKYLSSHEWARLEEDGTVTIGISDHAQDALGDVVYVETPEVGTNLAAGDEAGVVESVKAASDIYAPVSGEVVAVNEALEDAPETVNASPYDDGWFFRVKPSDTSELDKLLDAEAYRAEAEE; this is encoded by the coding sequence ATGAGCGAAATTCGCAGTGAACTGAAATATCTGTCCAGCCACGAGTGGGCGCGGTTGGAGGAGGACGGCACGGTGACCATTGGTATCAGCGACCACGCCCAGGATGCGCTGGGGGATGTGGTCTATGTGGAAACCCCGGAAGTGGGCACCAACCTGGCCGCCGGTGACGAGGCGGGTGTGGTGGAGTCGGTAAAGGCCGCCAGCGATATTTACGCCCCCGTTTCCGGCGAAGTGGTCGCGGTCAACGAGGCGCTGGAAGACGCCCCGGAAACCGTCAATGCCTCCCCCTACGATGACGGCTGGTTCTTCCGCGTCAAGCCCAGCGACACGAGCGAACTGGACAAGCTGCTGGATGCGGAGGCCTACCGGGCTGAGGCAGAGGAGTAA